One stretch of Penaeus vannamei isolate JL-2024 chromosome 7, ASM4276789v1, whole genome shotgun sequence DNA includes these proteins:
- the Fic gene encoding protein adenylyltransferase Fic isoform X2 yields MTNVYRRLCALRSYKYVFSTNIVRILQSEEMNKFTLFLVFLCGAIFAGLVSLMHSSWRFYASSEVAITSSLGAIPAGSDLELMDDGYVAMALLGAHDEDQAVSKKQTTELEDRHAEIEALNTVKAAEDLVHSGKSVRAGRLLEHAISLAPRHPDVLIHYGEYLEHHRNDIVQADKLYLRALAVSPANSRALRNRRRTRPIVDEMDAGLFSRIEGKRDDLALIPSSSASLRRIKKEAYFQYIYHTAGIEGNTMTLAQTRMILETRLSVGGKSVMEHNEILGLDLALKYINMTLVHRVGRITLHDILEIHRRVLGHVDPIQAGQLRTTQVYVSDHVPPPPTHLQVLMEDFVQWLNSPEAQRLHPIKYAALAHYKLVFIHPFADGNGRTARLLMNFLLMQAGYPPVIIRKQDRLMYYDCLQTANEGDTRPFIRFIAHCTEKTLDVYLWATKEALPKIGQENESKGEVNKLKKEHQEKDYLMADKKSNDDAEEVKKFSFESVDDIPPWQAEEEHYKEKEPFSGGYIPSYVEDDILKEDSSHRSENSVDHEHGYKLWFASDEDHGTVSGTKRYGRVLDEQALFEEITIEDKPKDKTEYFEDDENTISRGL; encoded by the exons ATGACCAATGTGTACAGACGTCTGTGCGCGCTCCGCAGCTATAAATATGTTTTTTCGACTAATATTGTTCGAATTCTGCAAAGTGAAGAGATGAATAAGTTCACACTCTTTCTCGTGTTCCTTTGTGGAGCAATTTTCGCCGGTTTGGTGTCTCTAATGCACAGTTCATGGCGGTTTTACGCTTCTTCCGAGGTGGCCATAACGTCCTCCCTCGGGGCCATTCCAGCTGGCTCGGATTTGGAACTGATGGACGACGGGTACGTGGCCATGGCCCTTCTCGGGGCTCACGACGAGGACCAGGCTGTGTCCAAGAAACAGACGACAGAGCTGGAAGACAGGC atgcTGAGATAGAGGCATTAAATACAGTAAAAGCAGCAGAAGATTTAGTACACTCAGGAAAGAGTGTTAGAGCTGGTAGGCTGTTGGAGCATGCCATTTCATTGGCACCAAGGCACCCAGATGTTCTCATACATTATGGAGAATATTTGGAGCATCACCGCAATGACATTGTGCAAGCAGACAAGCTGTACTTAAGAGCCTTGGCTGTTTCTCCTGCTAATTCAAGGGCATTAAG AAATCGACGTAGAACTAGACCAATCGTTGACGAAATGGATGCAGGGCTCTTTAGTCGTATTGAGGGCAAAAGAGATGATCTAGCGCTAATCCCAAGTtcgtcagcttccctgagacgcATTAAAAAGGAAGCCTACTTCCAGTACATTTATCACACGGCAGGCATTGAGGGAAACACCATGACCCTGGCGCAGACTCGGATGATTTTGGAGACCAGGCTCAGTGTTGGAG GGAAGAGTGTCATGGAACATAATGAAATCTTGGGCCTGGACCTTGCCCTCAAGTATATCAACATGACCCTGGTGCACAGAGTGGGCCGCATCACTCTGCACGACATTCTGGAAATTCACCGAAGGGTTTTAGGCCATGTTGATCCAATTCAAGCTGGCCAGTTAAGAACAACTCAG GTTTATGTAAGTGATCATgttccacctccaccaacacacTTGCAAGTTCTTATGGAAGACTTTGTGCAGTGGCTGAACTCGCCAGAAGCCCAAAGACTCCATCCAATCAAATATGCAGCTCTTGCCCACTACAAGCTGGTGTTTATACACCCGTTTGCTGATGGGAATGGAAGAACAGCAAGATTGTTAATGAATTTTTTGTTAATGCAG gcTGGTTACCCACCTGTAATAATCCGTAAGCAAGACAGGCTTATGTATTATGACTGCCTACAAACAGCTAATGAAGGTGACACTCGCCCATTTATCAGATTCATTGCTCACTGCACTGAGAAGACATTAGATGTGTATTTGTGGGCCACAAAGGAAGCCTTACCCAAAATAGGCCAGGAAAATGAAAGCAAAGGTGAAGTGAATAAGTTGAAAAAAGAACACCAGGAAAAAGATTATTTAATGGCTGATAAAAAGTCTAATGATGATGCAGAGGAAGTCAAAAAGTTTTCCTTTGAATCAGTTGATGATATTCCGCCATGGCAAGCGGAAGAAGAGCACTATAAAGAGAAAGAACCGTTCAGTGGAGGTTATATACCCTCATATGTTGAAGATGATATACTTAAGGAAGACTCTAGTCATAGGTCAGAAAATAGTGTTGATCATGAACATGGTTATAAGCTATGGTTCGCTAGTGATGAAGATCATGGAACAGTAAGTGGAACAAAGAGATACGGGAGAGTGCTAGACGAGCAAGCTTTGTTTGAAGAAATTACAATAGAAGATAAACCAAAAGACAAAACCGAGTACTTTGAAGATGACGAGAACACTATATCACGTGGTCTttag
- the Fic gene encoding protein adenylyltransferase Fic isoform X1 has translation MTNVYRRLCALRSYKYVFSTNIVRILQSEEMNKFTLFLVFLCGAIFAGLVSLMHSSWRFYASSEVAITSSLGAIPAGSDLELMDDGYVAMALLGAHDEDQAVSKKQTTELEDRHAEIEALNTVKAAEDLVHSGKSVRAGRLLEHAISLAPRHPDVLIHYGEYLEHHRNDIVQADKLYLRALAVSPANSRALRNRRRTRPIVDEMDAGLFSRIEGKRDDLALIPSSSASLRRIKKEAYFQYIYHTAGIEGNTMTLAQTRMILETRLSVGGKSVMEHNEILGLDLALKYINMTLVHRVGRITLHDILEIHRRVLGHVDPIQAGQLRTTQVYVSDHVPPPPTHLQVLMEDFVQWLNSPEAQRLHPIKYAALAHYKLVFIHPFADGNGRTARLLMNFLLMQEQVQVHCQVRFEGISSARSTDKHQRKDTAGYPPVIIRKQDRLMYYDCLQTANEGDTRPFIRFIAHCTEKTLDVYLWATKEALPKIGQENESKGEVNKLKKEHQEKDYLMADKKSNDDAEEVKKFSFESVDDIPPWQAEEEHYKEKEPFSGGYIPSYVEDDILKEDSSHRSENSVDHEHGYKLWFASDEDHGTVSGTKRYGRVLDEQALFEEITIEDKPKDKTEYFEDDENTISRGL, from the exons ATGACCAATGTGTACAGACGTCTGTGCGCGCTCCGCAGCTATAAATATGTTTTTTCGACTAATATTGTTCGAATTCTGCAAAGTGAAGAGATGAATAAGTTCACACTCTTTCTCGTGTTCCTTTGTGGAGCAATTTTCGCCGGTTTGGTGTCTCTAATGCACAGTTCATGGCGGTTTTACGCTTCTTCCGAGGTGGCCATAACGTCCTCCCTCGGGGCCATTCCAGCTGGCTCGGATTTGGAACTGATGGACGACGGGTACGTGGCCATGGCCCTTCTCGGGGCTCACGACGAGGACCAGGCTGTGTCCAAGAAACAGACGACAGAGCTGGAAGACAGGC atgcTGAGATAGAGGCATTAAATACAGTAAAAGCAGCAGAAGATTTAGTACACTCAGGAAAGAGTGTTAGAGCTGGTAGGCTGTTGGAGCATGCCATTTCATTGGCACCAAGGCACCCAGATGTTCTCATACATTATGGAGAATATTTGGAGCATCACCGCAATGACATTGTGCAAGCAGACAAGCTGTACTTAAGAGCCTTGGCTGTTTCTCCTGCTAATTCAAGGGCATTAAG AAATCGACGTAGAACTAGACCAATCGTTGACGAAATGGATGCAGGGCTCTTTAGTCGTATTGAGGGCAAAAGAGATGATCTAGCGCTAATCCCAAGTtcgtcagcttccctgagacgcATTAAAAAGGAAGCCTACTTCCAGTACATTTATCACACGGCAGGCATTGAGGGAAACACCATGACCCTGGCGCAGACTCGGATGATTTTGGAGACCAGGCTCAGTGTTGGAG GGAAGAGTGTCATGGAACATAATGAAATCTTGGGCCTGGACCTTGCCCTCAAGTATATCAACATGACCCTGGTGCACAGAGTGGGCCGCATCACTCTGCACGACATTCTGGAAATTCACCGAAGGGTTTTAGGCCATGTTGATCCAATTCAAGCTGGCCAGTTAAGAACAACTCAG GTTTATGTAAGTGATCATgttccacctccaccaacacacTTGCAAGTTCTTATGGAAGACTTTGTGCAGTGGCTGAACTCGCCAGAAGCCCAAAGACTCCATCCAATCAAATATGCAGCTCTTGCCCACTACAAGCTGGTGTTTATACACCCGTTTGCTGATGGGAATGGAAGAACAGCAAGATTGTTAATGAATTTTTTGTTAATGCAG gAACAGGTGCAGGTACACTGTCAGGTTCGTTTTGAGGGGATCAGCTCGGCCAGGTCAACAGACAAACACCAGAGGAAAGATACG gcTGGTTACCCACCTGTAATAATCCGTAAGCAAGACAGGCTTATGTATTATGACTGCCTACAAACAGCTAATGAAGGTGACACTCGCCCATTTATCAGATTCATTGCTCACTGCACTGAGAAGACATTAGATGTGTATTTGTGGGCCACAAAGGAAGCCTTACCCAAAATAGGCCAGGAAAATGAAAGCAAAGGTGAAGTGAATAAGTTGAAAAAAGAACACCAGGAAAAAGATTATTTAATGGCTGATAAAAAGTCTAATGATGATGCAGAGGAAGTCAAAAAGTTTTCCTTTGAATCAGTTGATGATATTCCGCCATGGCAAGCGGAAGAAGAGCACTATAAAGAGAAAGAACCGTTCAGTGGAGGTTATATACCCTCATATGTTGAAGATGATATACTTAAGGAAGACTCTAGTCATAGGTCAGAAAATAGTGTTGATCATGAACATGGTTATAAGCTATGGTTCGCTAGTGATGAAGATCATGGAACAGTAAGTGGAACAAAGAGATACGGGAGAGTGCTAGACGAGCAAGCTTTGTTTGAAGAAATTACAATAGAAGATAAACCAAAAGACAAAACCGAGTACTTTGAAGATGACGAGAACACTATATCACGTGGTCTttag